From a region of the Castanea sativa cultivar Marrone di Chiusa Pesio chromosome 10, ASM4071231v1 genome:
- the LOC142612842 gene encoding poly [ADP-ribose] polymerase 2, whose product MAIQQLKVEELRTQLGQRGLSTTGTKPTLVRRLGAALRKENKQSAGADDSLSANKKRDRDSENGDSIGSQQKIMAVEKFREIDIQQLRQQAALRGISTTGSKKELIERLSKDSNHDLQDCPQADEEERENKEEKIVTATKKGAAVLDQWLPDDIKAHYHVLQLGDEIYDAMLNQTNVGDNNNKFYVIQALESDDGSAFMVYNRWGRVGIKGQDKLFGPYTSRDSAIQEFEQKFFAKTKNHWSTRKEFICHPKSYTWLEMDYGEQEKESDVKERPDSALGIQPRETPLEARVAKFISLICNVSMMKQQMMEIGYNANKLPLGKLSKSTIMKGYDVLKRIADVIGQSDRRKLEQLSGEFYTVIPHDFGFKKMREFVIDSPQKLKHKLEMVEALSEIEVATKLLKDDTGTEGDPLYSHYQRLHSELSPLEVDSEEFSMVAKYMQNTHAKTHSNYTVDIVQIFRVSREGESERFKKFNSVKNRMLLWHGSRLTNWTGILSQGLRIAPPEAPVTGYMFGKGVYFADMFSKSANYCYASHGSKAGVLLLCEVALGDMAELLSAKYDADKLPEGKLSTKGVGGTAPDLSEAQTLEDGVVVPLGRAKHMDHKGDLLYNEYIVYNVDQIRMRYIIQVNFNFK is encoded by the exons ATGGCAATACAACAGCTCAAAGTAGAAGAACTCCGAACCCAACTCGGCCAACGTGGACTCAGTACCACCGGAACCAAGCCCACTCTG GTTCGAAGACTCGGCGCAGCGCTACGCAAGGAAAACAAGCAATCAGCGGGTGCAGACGATAGTTTGTCAGCCAATAAGAAGAGAGATAGGGACTCAGAAAATGGGGATTCAATTGGGTCCCAGCAGAAAATCATGGCCGTTGAGAAGTTTAGAGAAATAGACATTCAGCAATTGCGTCAACAAGCTGCTCTTCGAGGCATTTCCACAACTGGGTCTAAGAAAGAACTCATAGAAAGACTCTCTAAAGATTCAAACCACGATTTACAGGACTGTCCTCAAG CTGATGAAGAAGAACGTGAAAACAAGGAGGAGAAGATTGTAACAGCAACCAAAAAGGGCGCAGCAGTGCTGGATCAGTGGCTTCCAGATGACATAAAGGCCCATTACCATGTTTTGCAGCTG GGTGATGAAATATATGATGCCATGTTGAACCAGACAAATGTTggggataataataataaattttatgtgaTTCAAGCTCTTG AATCTGATGATGGCAGTGCATTCATGGTTTACAATAGGTGGGGGAGAGTAGGTATAAAGGGTCAAGACAAGTTATTTGGTCCTTATACATCACGTGACAGTGCAATCCAGGAGTTTGAACAGAAATTCTTTGCCAAGACCAAGAACCACTGGTCCACTCGAAAAGAGTTCATTTGCCACCCAAAGAGTTATACTTGGTTGGAAATGGATTATGGTGAGCAGGAAAAAGAATCAGAT GTCAAAGAAAGGCCTGACTCTGCTTTAGGAATTCAACCTCGGGAAACACCACTTGAGGCACGCGTTGCAAAATTTATCTCTCTTATCTGCAATGTCAGCATGATGAAGCAGCAAATGATGGAAATTG GATACAATGCTAATAAGCTGCCACTTGGAAAGCTGAGCAAATCAACAATTATGAAA ggttatgatgTCCTGAAGAGGATTGCCGATGTGATTGGCCAATCTGATAGGAGAAAACTTGAACAATTAAGTGG AGAATTCTACACTGTTATTCCCCATGACTTTGGATTTAAGAAAATGC GTGAATTTGTAATTGACTCTCCTCAGAAGTTGAAACACAAGTTGGAAATG GTTGAGGCCCTGTCTGAAATTGAGGTTGCAACAAAGCTGTTGAAAGATGACACTGGAACAGAG GGTGACCCCTTGTATTCTCATTACCAACGGCTTCATTCTGAACTGTCACCTCTTGAAGTTGATTCTGAGGAATTCTCTATG GTTGCAAAATATATGCAGAACACTCATGCAAAAACACACTCAAATTACACTGTGGACATTGTTCAAATATTCAGGGTATCAAGAGAGGGCGAATCTGAACGCTTCAAAAAG TTTAACAGTGTGAAGAATAGAATGCTCTTATGGCATGGTTCTCGGCTTACAAATTGGACTGGCATTTTATCCCAAG GTTTGCGCATAGCTCCACCTGAAGCACCTGTAACAGGTTACATGTTTGGGAAGGGTGTTTACTTTGCTGACATGTTCTCCAAAAGTGCAAATTATTGCTATGCTTCTCATGGTTCCAAGGCTGGCGTGCTGCTTTTGTGTGAG GTAGCTCTGGGTGACATGGCTGAGCTTCTAAGTGCAAAATATGATGCTGATAAGTTGCCAGAGGGAAAGCTAAG TACAAAAGGTGTTGGAGGTACTGCACCAGATCTCTCAGAAGCTCAGACACTTGAGGATGGTGTTGTTGTTCCCCTCGGAAGAGCTAAACATATGGACCATAAG GGTGATTTATTATACAACGAATACATAGTTTACAATGTCGATCAGATTAGAATGCGCTATATCATTCAAGTGAATTTCAATTTCAAGTGA